A section of the Anabaena cylindrica PCC 7122 genome encodes:
- the mtnA gene encoding S-methyl-5-thioribose-1-phosphate isomerase, whose protein sequence is MLYPVVWKNNSVLLIDQTRLPNEYAVVEIHRSEDMAEAIRTMIVRGAPAIGVAAAYGMYLGAREIETSDRTEFLQQLEKVAQLLRSTRPTAVNLFWAIGRMMQTAYETIGTVAEIQQTLLETAQTINTDDIQTCQAIGNHGLAALPKTPEKLIILTHCNAGALATAGYGTALGVVRSAWREGRLTRVFADETRPRLQGAKLTAWECVQEGIPVTVITDNMAAHCMKQGLIDAVVVGADRIAANGDTANKIGTYSLAIVAQKHHIPFFVAAPLSTIDFTLIDGSQIPIEERHPAEIYQIGDTILTPSGVEFYNPAFDVTPAELITAIITEKGVFAPDELVKLHTLSQQIFNHY, encoded by the coding sequence ATGCTTTATCCCGTTGTTTGGAAAAATAACTCAGTTTTACTAATCGACCAAACCCGCTTACCAAATGAGTATGCTGTGGTGGAAATTCATCGCAGTGAAGATATGGCTGAGGCGATTAGAACTATGATTGTTAGAGGTGCGCCAGCGATTGGTGTCGCTGCGGCTTATGGGATGTATTTGGGTGCGAGGGAAATTGAAACAAGCGATCGCACCGAATTTTTGCAACAATTAGAAAAAGTCGCCCAATTATTACGTTCTACCCGCCCCACCGCAGTAAACTTATTTTGGGCAATTGGGAGAATGATGCAAACCGCTTATGAAACTATAGGCACAGTCGCCGAAATTCAACAAACTCTCCTAGAAACTGCCCAAACTATCAACACCGATGATATCCAAACCTGTCAAGCCATAGGTAATCATGGTTTAGCAGCTTTACCCAAAACACCAGAAAAACTAATTATACTTACTCACTGTAACGCCGGTGCTTTAGCAACTGCCGGTTATGGTACCGCATTAGGTGTAGTGCGTTCCGCTTGGAGAGAAGGACGACTAACAAGGGTATTTGCAGACGAAACCCGTCCCCGTTTACAAGGTGCAAAACTCACCGCTTGGGAATGTGTGCAAGAAGGAATTCCCGTAACAGTGATTACTGACAACATGGCCGCACATTGCATGAAACAAGGTTTAATTGATGCTGTGGTTGTCGGTGCTGATAGAATTGCCGCTAATGGTGATACTGCTAATAAAATCGGGACTTACAGTTTAGCTATAGTAGCTCAAAAACATCATATTCCCTTCTTCGTTGCTGCACCTCTTTCCACCATTGATTTTACCTTAATCGATGGTAGCCAAATCCCCATAGAAGAACGTCACCCAGCCGAAATATATCAAATTGGTGATACTATCCTGACACCTTCAGGAGTCGAATTTTATAATCCTGCCTTTGATGTCACTCCCGCAGAATTAATCACAGCAATTATTACAGAAAAAGGTGTTTTTGCACCTGATGAGTTAGTCAAGCTTCATACTCTATCTCAGCAAATATTCAATCATTACTGA
- a CDS encoding GNAT family N-acetyltransferase, with translation MEVFLANIDHLESVAVLFNRYRIFYNQASNLEAAKEFLKERFQNHDSVIFAANNNGELVGFTQLYPSFSSVSMQRIWILNDLYVEESYRRRGIAKLLMNTAEEYAKKNGAIRVILATQITNTTAQKLYETRDYIKNEDFYHYALQLQ, from the coding sequence ATGGAAGTTTTTTTGGCTAATATTGATCATCTTGAAAGTGTTGCAGTACTATTTAATCGGTATCGTATTTTTTACAATCAAGCATCAAACCTCGAAGCTGCCAAGGAATTCCTCAAAGAACGTTTCCAGAATCATGACTCGGTAATATTTGCAGCCAATAACAATGGAGAATTAGTTGGATTTACTCAGCTTTATCCCAGTTTTTCTTCAGTGTCGATGCAACGAATATGGATATTGAACGATTTATATGTCGAAGAGTCATATCGTCGCAGAGGAATTGCAAAATTACTAATGAATACGGCAGAAGAATACGCAAAAAAGAATGGAGCAATTCGCGTAATTTTAGCTACTCAAATTACTAATACAACCGCACAAAAACTTTACGAAACGCGAGATTATATTAAAAATGAAGACTTTTACCATTACGCTTTACAGTTGCAGTAA
- a CDS encoding TonB-dependent receptor plug domain-containing protein translates to MNKSFVFLPVSLLSLLVAFPAVANDHKTEQNIVNSDIPNISEIELPANNAKLLTQQPVSNEVEQEPEIEADPTPTNDADISIEVVGEKDALPESTPTYVIEKEEIQKQGATSVADILKRMPGFAINDVGHGADIHTGTYYRGASINQSVFLINGRPINTNINTYHGGTDLNSIPIEAIEKVELYSGAASSLYGSSAFGGIVNIITKAGYSQPKLTGSVEFGSLNLNNQQITYAGSTNKVKYNFSFERYFIDNRYRVPVGAANRDSEGFLSNADTATSSYFGSIGLDLDSKNSLNLDVTALSSRRGLIYFGFPLQRDRLDHDNLNIGLSWKTRLGKNNDSNLTTTIGYNQDYFSTYGPTGATFYRTGVLDTQQITARVDHDWKLSPNNQLRWGIDLKNTDLNGDVFSTAPNRINQNETENRNLFHKALFAVNTWQISDALLVDLGLRQSFDGQFGSYLNPSAGLRYAINPVVAVRGSWAGAQRNPGLDQLYVYDTVHGWDPNPDLKPETGSTWTAGVDINLSSNLLAQFTYFGSSLDNRLGVISGRWENIGLVDTNGLEAALQLKIAREWSTFVNYTYTDAQIKTGTEKGLQLGLIPYSLLQTGIGYQKDGWQANLYLTYNSGTRRSIFTNTAAGDRNTDFSPSFVNLDLSGRIPVSKNLGVTVYLENLLGEQYERVNRIYSPGFTFRLGLTANI, encoded by the coding sequence ATGAATAAGAGTTTTGTTTTCCTGCCAGTCTCTTTACTGAGTTTACTGGTAGCATTTCCTGCTGTAGCTAATGATCATAAAACTGAGCAGAATATAGTAAATTCTGATATTCCTAATATAAGTGAAATTGAATTACCTGCTAATAATGCTAAATTATTAACTCAACAACCTGTATCAAACGAAGTCGAACAAGAACCTGAAATAGAAGCAGATCCAACTCCCACAAATGATGCAGATATCTCCATAGAAGTAGTTGGAGAAAAAGATGCATTACCTGAATCTACCCCCACTTATGTCATTGAAAAAGAAGAAATTCAAAAACAGGGAGCTACTAGCGTCGCTGATATTTTAAAAAGAATGCCTGGGTTTGCTATCAATGATGTCGGGCATGGAGCAGATATTCACACAGGCACATACTACCGTGGCGCATCAATTAATCAATCTGTATTTCTGATTAATGGTAGACCAATTAACACCAACATCAATACTTATCATGGAGGAACTGATTTAAATAGCATTCCCATAGAAGCTATTGAAAAAGTTGAATTATATAGCGGGGCTGCTTCCTCTTTATATGGTTCATCAGCTTTTGGGGGAATTGTAAATATCATCACCAAAGCAGGCTATAGTCAGCCAAAATTAACTGGTAGTGTAGAATTTGGCTCATTAAATTTAAACAACCAACAAATAACTTATGCCGGTTCCACTAATAAAGTAAAATACAATTTTAGCTTTGAAAGATACTTTATAGATAACCGTTACCGTGTTCCTGTTGGTGCAGCAAACCGTGACTCTGAAGGATTTTTATCAAATGCTGATACTGCAACTAGTAGCTATTTTGGCAGCATTGGTTTAGATTTAGATTCTAAAAATTCTTTGAACTTAGATGTAACTGCACTTAGTAGTCGTCGGGGCTTAATTTATTTTGGGTTCCCCTTACAAAGGGATAGATTAGATCATGATAATTTGAATATTGGTTTATCTTGGAAAACTCGACTTGGTAAGAATAACGACTCAAATCTGACAACTACTATCGGTTATAACCAAGATTACTTTAGCACCTATGGACCAACAGGAGCGACATTTTATCGCACAGGAGTTTTAGATACTCAACAAATTACAGCCAGGGTTGATCATGATTGGAAACTTAGCCCTAATAATCAATTACGTTGGGGTATAGATTTAAAAAATACCGATTTAAATGGTGATGTTTTCAGCACAGCCCCAAATCGCATTAATCAGAATGAAACCGAAAATAGAAATCTCTTTCATAAGGCTTTATTTGCTGTAAATACTTGGCAAATTAGTGATGCTTTGCTAGTTGATTTAGGGCTAAGACAAAGCTTTGATGGACAGTTTGGTAGTTACCTTAATCCCAGTGCTGGCTTACGTTATGCCATTAATCCAGTAGTTGCAGTTCGTGGCAGTTGGGCAGGGGCGCAACGCAATCCTGGGTTAGATCAATTATATGTTTATGATACGGTACATGGTTGGGACCCCAACCCGGATTTAAAACCAGAAACTGGTTCTACCTGGACTGCGGGAGTGGATATTAATTTATCTAGTAATTTGCTGGCACAGTTTACATATTTTGGCAGCAGTTTAGATAATCGCTTAGGAGTAATTAGTGGCAGGTGGGAAAATATTGGCTTAGTCGATACGAATGGTTTAGAAGCTGCTTTGCAATTAAAGATTGCTCGTGAATGGTCTACTTTTGTCAATTACACTTATACAGATGCCCAAATTAAAACAGGCACGGAGAAAGGTTTACAATTAGGTTTAATTCCTTACTCTTTGCTGCAAACTGGAATTGGTTATCAAAAAGATGGATGGCAAGCTAATTTGTATTTGACTTATAATAGTGGAACTCGTCGTTCTATTTTTACCAATACTGCTGCTGGTGATAGAAATACAGATTTCTCTCCATCTTTTGTGAATTTAGATTTGAGTGGACGCATTCCTGTGAGTAAAAATTTGGGCGTTACTGTTTATTTAGAAAATTTACTGGGTGAACAATATGAACGTGTTAATCGCATTTATAGTCCTGGGTTTACTTTTCGTTTGGGTTTAACTGCAAATATATAA
- a CDS encoding fasciclin domain-containing protein codes for MKANYSKLVTNLACILGVTGFSLLVTLPSRANEILNPHQSIQANSQSIPANLALKTENGNTKSKTQIAQSQGSGVLNPRPNIFNEPPYNGRTVPSETPPVRPTQPRIETPTTSDTKPQPTSQPTETTETKNVIEVAESAGSFTMLIKALEAAGLTEVLKGAGPFTVFAPTDAAFAKLPQDAVQDLLKPENKEVLVKVLTYHVVPGKVLSSDLKSGQVTSVQGDPINVKIDPAKGVFVNDAQVTKADIPASNGVIHVIDNLILPPSL; via the coding sequence ATGAAGGCTAATTACAGCAAATTAGTGACCAACCTCGCGTGCATACTAGGAGTAACTGGCTTTAGTCTCCTGGTAACTTTACCATCTAGAGCGAATGAAATCCTCAATCCCCATCAAAGCATACAAGCAAATTCTCAATCCATACCTGCTAACCTGGCTTTAAAAACAGAAAATGGCAACACTAAAAGTAAAACACAGATAGCCCAGAGCCAGGGAAGTGGAGTACTCAATCCTAGACCAAATATTTTCAACGAACCTCCCTATAATGGCCGTACCGTACCTAGTGAAACACCACCAGTCAGACCAACTCAACCTAGAATAGAAACGCCAACAACTTCTGATACCAAACCACAACCAACCTCACAACCAACCGAAACAACTGAAACTAAAAACGTTATAGAAGTAGCAGAATCAGCGGGTTCTTTTACAATGCTCATCAAGGCTTTAGAAGCCGCTGGACTTACAGAAGTATTGAAAGGAGCAGGGCCGTTCACTGTTTTTGCTCCCACTGATGCAGCTTTTGCCAAATTACCACAAGATGCTGTACAGGACTTGTTAAAGCCAGAGAACAAGGAAGTATTGGTCAAGGTTTTAACTTATCATGTAGTACCAGGGAAAGTCCTTTCCAGCGATTTAAAATCTGGTCAAGTTACTAGTGTGCAAGGTGATCCCATTAATGTGAAAATAGATCCTGCTAAAGGCGTATTTGTAAATGACGCTCAGGTCACTAAAGCGGATATTCCAGCAAGCAACGGAGTTATTCATGTAATTGATAATTTGATTTTGCCACCTAGTTTGTAG
- a CDS encoding HEAT repeat domain-containing protein, whose translation MTVPNLEIISTQLESPNLRDRMVALANLRHISPEDAVPLIKKVLDDESLQLRSMAVFALGIKQTPECYPILVKILETDPDYGIRADAAGALGYLGDNRALEALSRAFYEDTDWLVRFSAAVSLGNIKDPRARTILIQALDSKEVVIQQAAISALGEIKSIDSVDNILRFAQAEDWLVRQRLAEALGNLPTPKSISALKYLEKDSHSHVAEAARISLTRLEEIDKQN comes from the coding sequence ATGACTGTTCCCAACTTAGAGATAATTTCTACCCAGCTAGAAAGTCCAAATTTGCGCGATCGCATGGTAGCCTTGGCCAACTTACGCCACATATCCCCAGAGGATGCCGTACCTTTAATTAAAAAGGTCTTAGATGATGAATCCCTCCAACTGCGCTCAATGGCAGTATTTGCCCTAGGGATCAAACAAACCCCAGAATGCTACCCCATTTTAGTGAAAATTTTGGAAACTGATCCAGATTATGGTATTCGTGCTGATGCCGCTGGGGCTTTAGGATATTTAGGAGATAACCGAGCATTAGAAGCTTTATCACGGGCATTTTATGAAGATACCGACTGGCTAGTAAGATTTAGCGCCGCCGTATCTCTCGGTAATATTAAAGACCCCCGCGCCCGGACAATCCTCATTCAAGCATTGGATAGCAAAGAAGTCGTCATCCAACAAGCTGCTATTTCCGCTTTGGGAGAAATCAAATCCATTGACTCTGTAGATAATATCCTGCGCTTTGCCCAAGCCGAGGATTGGTTAGTGCGGCAACGTCTAGCTGAAGCTTTAGGCAATCTGCCCACACCCAAGAGTATCTCAGCTTTGAAATACCTGGAAAAAGACAGTCATTCCCATGTTGCCGAAGCTGCAAGAATTTCTCTCACCAGACTCGAAGAAATAGACAAGCAAAATTAA
- a CDS encoding phycobiliprotein lyase has product MNIEEFFELSAGKWFSHRTSHHLAFKQSEDGKSDIVIEMLAADHPEVIKLCQQYEIEPSTASCGARVTWNGTMEWDEEKHQGSTVLATVPNADNPDEGKLLREMGYAEKAPVAGSYKMGDDGALTLITEYETMWSEERLWFASPNLRMRVSVLKRFGGFSMASFTSEIRMGSTPAAKAAEAANAVNAPAS; this is encoded by the coding sequence ATGAATATTGAAGAATTTTTTGAGTTAAGCGCTGGTAAATGGTTTTCTCATCGCACCAGTCACCATCTGGCTTTTAAGCAATCGGAAGATGGTAAATCAGATATCGTGATTGAGATGCTGGCCGCAGATCATCCAGAAGTGATCAAATTGTGTCAACAGTATGAAATTGAACCTAGTACAGCTTCCTGTGGTGCGCGAGTTACCTGGAACGGGACAATGGAATGGGATGAAGAAAAACACCAAGGTTCTACCGTCTTAGCCACTGTCCCTAATGCAGATAACCCAGATGAAGGTAAATTACTGCGGGAAATGGGTTATGCAGAAAAAGCCCCTGTTGCGGGCAGCTATAAAATGGGCGATGATGGCGCTCTTACCCTCATTACTGAATATGAAACCATGTGGTCTGAAGAACGCTTGTGGTTTGCCAGCCCCAATTTGCGGATGCGGGTAAGTGTCCTGAAGCGGTTTGGTGGGTTTAGTATGGCTTCTTTTACTTCAGAAATTCGTATGGGTAGTACACCAGCTGCAAAAGCTGCTGAGGCTGCTAATGCGGTTAATGCACCCGCAAGCTAA
- a CDS encoding CPBP family intramembrane glutamic endopeptidase, with protein MTLKRLLLIGLTLFALMLSGLSLFGSWQKPQFQSRLELYQTNIVLQAQGWQPEDSNNENFLAIRAAILGDKPLESATKQYQQARESVQTNLDKAEIKLAKLLLPDITAVTPPKPLPNDPLETKTSLQEQQQQLEKSVQQLQKLRDELDLRLGILQAKQGQIENAVTTWSQVQQRSDIKPEFSETAKVLNGIWSNPPRLLPNAQQLIQNNLEGWFQSTALIQLYKLQQREDILADVLAAQQAAATDAVWKLAIIATIPSLTALIGVILLVALVIQRLLKGRESILAANAEKPWTTPWNAEIILQVFVLGFFLMGQLFIPAILNTLPIPRGTGNARVQAFSVLVSYLLVAFGALSVLYFSIRRYLPLSEDWFRFRFQSNWFLWGLGGYCTALPIVVVVSLINQQLWNGQGGSNPLLQLALENKDNVALGIFFFTAGIAAPFFEEFLFRGFLLPSLTRYIPVWASIVASSLLFAAAHLSLSEILPLTALGMVLGIVYTRSRNLLAPMLLHSLWNSGTLLSLFLLGSGNN; from the coding sequence ATGACACTTAAGCGGTTGCTGTTAATTGGGCTGACATTGTTTGCACTCATGTTGTCCGGCTTGTCTTTATTTGGTAGCTGGCAAAAACCTCAGTTCCAAAGTCGATTGGAATTGTACCAAACCAATATTGTCTTGCAAGCCCAAGGATGGCAGCCAGAAGATAGCAACAACGAGAATTTTCTCGCAATTCGGGCAGCGATACTGGGTGATAAACCCTTAGAAAGTGCTACCAAGCAATATCAACAAGCGCGTGAGTCTGTCCAAACTAATTTAGATAAAGCTGAAATCAAATTAGCGAAATTGCTCTTGCCTGATATTACTGCTGTCACACCTCCTAAACCCTTACCAAACGACCCTTTAGAAACCAAAACCTCTCTTCAAGAACAGCAGCAACAGTTAGAGAAGTCTGTTCAACAACTGCAAAAATTGCGGGATGAATTAGACTTGCGGCTAGGAATCTTACAAGCCAAACAAGGACAGATAGAAAACGCCGTCACAACTTGGAGTCAAGTACAGCAACGCTCAGATATCAAACCAGAATTTAGCGAAACAGCTAAGGTATTAAATGGAATTTGGAGTAACCCTCCTCGTCTACTCCCCAATGCTCAACAACTCATTCAAAACAATTTAGAAGGTTGGTTTCAGTCTACTGCTTTGATTCAGCTGTACAAACTCCAACAACGTGAAGATATTCTCGCAGATGTTCTAGCTGCTCAACAAGCTGCTGCTACTGACGCGGTATGGAAATTAGCAATAATTGCCACTATTCCCAGTTTAACGGCGTTAATTGGTGTCATCCTGCTGGTGGCTTTGGTGATTCAGCGTTTACTGAAGGGAAGAGAATCTATATTAGCTGCAAATGCTGAAAAGCCTTGGACTACTCCTTGGAATGCAGAAATAATTTTACAGGTTTTTGTCCTGGGATTTTTCTTAATGGGACAATTATTTATACCCGCAATTTTAAACACCTTACCGATTCCTCGTGGCACAGGTAATGCGCGAGTCCAGGCTTTTTCTGTGTTGGTGAGTTACTTGCTAGTTGCATTCGGGGCGCTGTCAGTGCTTTATTTTTCTATTAGGCGCTATTTACCCCTCTCAGAAGACTGGTTTCGCTTCCGTTTTCAAAGTAATTGGTTTCTGTGGGGATTGGGTGGCTACTGCACTGCTTTACCGATTGTGGTGGTAGTGTCGTTGATTAATCAACAACTATGGAATGGACAAGGTGGAAGTAATCCACTGTTACAACTGGCGCTAGAAAATAAAGATAACGTCGCATTGGGGATATTTTTCTTTACTGCTGGGATAGCTGCGCCATTTTTTGAAGAATTTCTATTTCGAGGATTTTTGTTGCCCTCCTTAACTCGCTACATTCCAGTTTGGGCATCCATTGTGGCCAGTAGCTTGTTATTTGCTGCTGCTCATCTCAGCTTGTCAGAAATTCTGCCTCTCACTGCCTTGGGCATGGTATTAGGAATAGTTTACACGCGATCGCGCAATCTCCTTGCCCCTATGCTTCTCCACAGTCTCTGGAATAGCGGCACATTACTCAGTTTGTTTCTCTTAGGTAGTGGAAATAATTAA
- a CDS encoding TM2 domain-containing protein yields MANLNPSHATKQLLSGYCGIIFGGFGLHKFILGYAPEGFIMLVISIVGGSLTYGFTLLIMQLVGLIEGMIYLNKNHEDFVNTYFVNKQGWF; encoded by the coding sequence ATGGCTAATCTCAATCCATCTCATGCTACTAAACAACTTTTATCTGGTTATTGTGGTATTATTTTTGGCGGATTTGGGCTACATAAGTTTATTCTTGGTTACGCGCCAGAAGGTTTTATTATGTTAGTCATTTCTATAGTTGGTGGTTCTCTTACTTACGGATTTACATTGCTAATTATGCAACTAGTAGGTTTAATTGAAGGCATGATCTATTTGAATAAAAACCATGAGGATTTTGTAAATACCTACTTTGTGAATAAGCAGGGATGGTTTTAG
- a CDS encoding TM2 domain-containing protein — protein sequence MSNLNPSDASGKKTVAGICGILLGSLGIHKFILGYTTEGIIMLLGTILTCGFGGIVLGVIGLAEGIIYLTKTDDEFFNTYIANKKGWF from the coding sequence ATGTCTAATCTTAACCCCAGTGATGCCAGCGGTAAAAAAACCGTAGCAGGCATTTGCGGTATTCTTCTAGGTTCTTTGGGTATTCATAAATTTATTCTTGGCTACACCACTGAAGGTATCATCATGCTGTTGGGTACGATCCTTACGTGTGGATTCGGTGGGATAGTTCTAGGGGTTATTGGTTTGGCAGAGGGGATTATTTACCTGACCAAAACTGACGATGAGTTTTTCAATACATATATTGCCAATAAAAAAGGATGGTTTTAA
- a CDS encoding DUF2752 domain-containing protein yields the protein MYTKGYKLQFLVCPIRHFTGIPCPGCGMTRSFMAIARGDWHQAVAEHLFGPLLFASFVIAVVHIMLELLTKRQITAFYWQLLKRRKLQILGASAIFTYYFLRLYQISQTGELYFAFIHSPLGKLLY from the coding sequence TTGTATACCAAAGGGTATAAACTCCAGTTTTTAGTCTGCCCAATACGGCACTTCACTGGCATTCCTTGTCCAGGTTGTGGCATGACTCGCTCTTTTATGGCCATTGCTAGAGGAGATTGGCATCAAGCAGTGGCAGAACATTTGTTTGGACCGCTGTTATTTGCTAGTTTTGTAATTGCAGTAGTTCACATAATGCTAGAACTACTAACAAAACGCCAAATAACAGCCTTTTATTGGCAACTGCTAAAACGCAGAAAGTTACAAATTCTAGGTGCAAGTGCAATTTTCACCTACTACTTTCTCCGGCTGTATCAAATTTCACAAACGGGAGAACTGTATTTTGCTTTTATTCACTCTCCTTTAGGGAAACTGCTGTATTAA
- a CDS encoding heavy metal translocating P-type ATPase, translated as MQLLRETEITPEFTPITEKIILDVGGMKCAGCVTAVERQLNQHPQVKNVCVNLATEVAVVEAEIGTVDPDLLAKALTATGFPTQTRKANTTLASQKSALEASATRQREEMQAAFRQLVIAGVLLLFSGIGHFGNTIFPILNNIWFHCGLATVALLIPGRPIIIDGWRGWRRGAPNMNTLVSLGTLTAYTASLVALLFPQMGWECFFDEPVMMLGFILLGRTLEQQARGRAAAAFRQLLALQPQIARLIANPESQKLVSGANIVEIPAEQVRVGEWLQVLPGDKIPVDGEVRFGQTTVDESMLTGEAVPVMKQLGDAVAAGTINQSGAIAIQATKTGNDTTLAQIVALVEAAQTRKAPVQKLADTVSGYFTYGVLTASLLTFVFWYFFGTHIWPEINVAGGMEMMSHSTHHQPSTHYSSLLISLKLAIAVMVVACPCALGLATPTAILVGTGIGAERGLLIKGGDVLERVHQLDTIVFDKTGTLTTGKPTVTDCLRLAENAEENLSLLQLAAAVESGTHHPLAKAIHQAAKQQNLSIPHAVDFHTEPGMGVSAVVEGKNVLLGNSDWLNWHGIAISETAQQQTQELATAGKTVISVVVDDTLIGLIAVSDSLRPDAKAAVEKLQQMGLRVILLSGDRLEAVSAIAEQLGIPSTNVMAGILPAKKATAIKSLQTGENLSPSTSIVAMVGDGINDAPALSQADVGIALHSGTDVAMETAEIILMRDRVSDVVESIQLSRATFNKIRQNLFWAFAYNTFGIPLAAGVLLPSLGFVLSPSSAAALMAFSSVSVVTNSVLLRSFAHQP; from the coding sequence ATGCAACTTCTAAGAGAAACTGAAATTACCCCAGAATTTACCCCAATTACAGAAAAAATTATTTTAGATGTTGGGGGTATGAAGTGTGCTGGGTGCGTGACAGCAGTAGAGAGACAGCTAAACCAACATCCCCAAGTTAAAAACGTCTGTGTCAACCTAGCGACAGAAGTAGCTGTTGTAGAAGCAGAAATTGGTACAGTAGATCCTGATTTACTAGCAAAGGCATTGACAGCAACGGGATTTCCTACCCAAACGCGCAAAGCAAACACCACATTAGCAAGCCAGAAATCAGCCTTAGAAGCATCAGCAACTAGACAACGAGAGGAAATGCAAGCTGCATTCAGACAGTTGGTAATTGCTGGGGTGTTGTTGCTATTTTCAGGAATTGGTCATTTTGGTAATACAATTTTCCCGATTTTAAATAATATCTGGTTCCACTGTGGACTAGCTACGGTGGCGCTACTGATTCCCGGTCGCCCTATTATCATAGATGGCTGGCGCGGTTGGCGACGAGGTGCGCCAAATATGAATACTTTGGTGAGTTTGGGAACTTTAACGGCTTATACTGCCAGTTTGGTGGCGTTGTTGTTTCCGCAAATGGGTTGGGAATGCTTTTTTGATGAACCAGTGATGATGCTGGGCTTTATCCTGCTGGGTAGGACTTTAGAACAACAAGCTAGAGGTCGCGCTGCGGCAGCATTTAGGCAGTTGTTAGCACTTCAACCCCAAATAGCGAGATTGATTGCTAACCCAGAGTCACAGAAATTAGTTTCAGGGGCTAATATTGTCGAGATACCTGCAGAACAAGTGCGGGTTGGTGAATGGCTACAGGTGCTACCAGGAGATAAAATTCCTGTTGATGGTGAGGTACGCTTTGGACAAACTACTGTAGATGAATCAATGTTAACTGGGGAAGCTGTTCCAGTTATGAAGCAATTAGGAGATGCAGTGGCAGCGGGAACTATTAACCAGTCTGGTGCGATCGCTATTCAAGCCACTAAAACAGGTAATGATACTACTTTGGCGCAAATAGTCGCTTTGGTAGAAGCTGCCCAAACTCGCAAAGCACCTGTACAAAAATTAGCAGACACTGTTTCTGGTTATTTTACCTATGGGGTTTTAACTGCGTCTTTGTTGACATTTGTGTTTTGGTACTTTTTTGGTACTCACATTTGGCCAGAAATTAACGTTGCTGGGGGGATGGAAATGATGAGTCACTCGACACATCATCAACCAAGTACACATTACTCTTCACTATTAATTAGTTTAAAATTAGCGATCGCTGTGATGGTCGTGGCTTGTCCCTGTGCTTTAGGTTTAGCAACCCCCACTGCTATTCTCGTCGGTACTGGTATAGGTGCAGAACGGGGTTTATTAATCAAAGGTGGTGACGTTCTAGAACGAGTCCACCAGCTAGATACAATAGTTTTTGATAAAACCGGAACTCTAACTACAGGTAAACCCACAGTTACAGATTGTTTGCGATTGGCAGAAAATGCAGAGGAAAATTTATCCCTCCTCCAACTAGCCGCAGCCGTAGAAAGCGGTACACATCACCCCCTAGCTAAAGCAATTCACCAAGCAGCCAAACAACAAAATTTATCAATTCCCCATGCTGTAGACTTTCACACCGAGCCAGGAATGGGAGTTTCGGCGGTGGTGGAAGGCAAAAATGTACTCTTAGGTAACTCAGACTGGCTGAACTGGCATGGAATAGCTATCAGTGAAACAGCACAACAGCAGACGCAGGAATTAGCCACAGCAGGGAAGACAGTAATTAGCGTTGTTGTTGATGATACTTTAATCGGATTAATTGCTGTGAGTGATAGCCTCAGACCAGATGCAAAAGCCGCAGTCGAGAAGTTACAACAGATGGGTTTACGAGTAATTCTTCTCAGCGGTGATAGATTAGAAGCAGTAAGTGCGATCGCCGAGCAACTAGGAATACCCAGCACCAATGTCATGGCAGGTATCCTCCCAGCTAAAAAAGCCACTGCTATTAAATCTCTTCAAACTGGAGAAAATCTCAGCCCATCCACATCTATCGTCGCTATGGTAGGAGATGGCATCAATGATGCACCTGCTTTATCTCAGGCAGATGTCGGCATTGCTTTACACTCCGGCACAGATGTAGCTATGGAAACAGCCGAAATTATCCTCATGCGCGATCGAGTAAGCGATGTTGTGGAATCAATTCAACTCAGTCGTGCCACCTTCAACAAAATACGCCAAAACTTATTCTGGGCTTTTGCATATAATACATTTGGCATCCCTTTAGCAGCAGGTGTTTTATTGCCCAGTTTAGGTTTTGTTCTCAGTCCTTCCAGTGCAGCAGCACTCATGGCTTTTAGCTCAGTAAGTGTTGTCACTAACTCAGTTTTATTACGAAGCTTTGCTCATCAACCTTAA